A single Paraburkholderia sp. FT54 DNA region contains:
- the astB gene encoding N-succinylarginine dihydrolase, with the protein MQATEANFDGLVGPTHNYAGLSFGNVASQNNEKSVANPKAAARQGLRKMKRLADLGFHQGVLPPQERPSMRLLRELGFSGDDATVIARVAKDAPELLAAASSASAMWTANAATVSPSADTHDGRVHFTPANLCSKLHRAIEHESTRRTLRAMFSDADRFVVHEALPGTPALGDEGAANHTRFCAEYAARGVEFFVYGRSEYRRGPEPKRFPARQTFEASRAVAHRHGLAEAATVYAQQNPNVIDAGVFHNDVIAVGNRNTLFCHQLAFVEQNAVYDELRSKLSGLKADFNVIEVPDAQVSVADAVSSYLFNSQLLTRPDGKQVLVVPQECRENARVAAYLDDLTSRTGPIDDVLVFDLRESMKNGGGPACLRLRVVLDDAERAAVTQGVWIDDTLFGRLDAWIEKHYRDRLAPADLTDPQLLAESRTALDELTQILGLGSLYDFQR; encoded by the coding sequence ATGCAAGCCACTGAAGCCAATTTCGACGGTCTGGTCGGCCCGACCCACAACTACGCGGGGCTCTCGTTCGGCAACGTCGCGTCGCAGAACAACGAGAAGTCGGTTGCGAATCCAAAGGCGGCGGCGCGGCAAGGCCTGCGCAAGATGAAGCGACTGGCCGATCTCGGCTTTCATCAGGGCGTGTTGCCGCCGCAGGAGCGTCCGTCGATGCGTCTGCTGCGCGAACTCGGTTTTTCCGGCGACGACGCGACCGTGATCGCACGCGTGGCCAAGGACGCGCCCGAATTGCTGGCCGCGGCGAGTTCGGCTTCGGCAATGTGGACCGCGAATGCGGCGACGGTGAGTCCGTCCGCTGATACGCACGACGGCCGCGTGCATTTCACGCCGGCGAATCTGTGCAGCAAGCTGCATCGCGCGATCGAACATGAATCGACGCGCCGCACGCTGCGCGCGATGTTCAGCGACGCGGACCGTTTTGTGGTGCACGAGGCGCTGCCCGGCACCCCGGCGCTCGGCGACGAAGGCGCGGCGAATCACACGCGCTTTTGCGCGGAATACGCTGCACGTGGTGTCGAATTCTTCGTGTATGGCCGCAGCGAGTATCGTCGCGGACCGGAGCCGAAGCGCTTTCCGGCGCGTCAAACCTTCGAGGCGAGCCGCGCGGTCGCGCATCGTCACGGCCTCGCGGAAGCCGCCACGGTGTACGCGCAGCAGAACCCCAATGTGATCGACGCGGGCGTGTTCCATAACGACGTGATCGCGGTCGGCAATCGCAACACGTTGTTCTGTCATCAGCTGGCGTTCGTCGAACAGAACGCGGTGTACGACGAGCTGCGCTCGAAGCTCTCCGGCCTGAAAGCGGACTTCAACGTGATCGAAGTGCCGGACGCGCAGGTGAGCGTGGCCGACGCCGTGAGTTCGTATCTGTTCAACAGCCAGTTGCTGACGCGCCCGGACGGCAAGCAGGTGCTGGTAGTGCCGCAGGAATGCCGCGAAAACGCGCGTGTGGCCGCTTACCTCGACGATCTGACGTCGCGCACGGGCCCGATCGACGACGTGCTGGTGTTCGATCTGCGCGAAAGCATGAAGAACGGTGGCGGCCCGGCGTGCCTGCGTCTGCGTGTGGTGCTCGACGACGCGGAGCGCGCCGCGGTGACGCAAGGCGTGTGGATCGACGACACGTTGTTCGGCCGTCTGGACGCGTGGATCGAAAAACACTATCGCGACCGTCTCGCACCGGCCGATCTGACCGATCCGCAATTGCTCGCCGAATCGCGCACCGCGCTCGACGAACTGACGCAGATTCTCGGTTTGGGGTCGCTTTATGACTTCCAGCGCTGA
- the astD gene encoding succinylglutamate-semialdehyde dehydrogenase produces MSELFIDGEWTAGTGPAFASHNPGTGAMVWEGNSASADDVDRAVRSARRAFAAWSALSLDERCGVVRRFAALVTERKEALAEAIGRETGKPLWEARTEAASMAAKVEISIQSYNERTGEKRSAMADGTAVLRHRPHGVVAVFGPYNFPGHLPNGHIVPALVAGNAVVFKPSELAPGVAALTVQIWRDAGLPAGVLNLVQGEKDTGIALANHRQIDGLFFTGSSDTGTLLHKQFGGRPEIVLALEMGGNNPLVIGPVADVDAAVHHTIQSAFLSAGQRCTCARRIFVPNDAGGDRFMERLTEVTARITVGEYNADPQPFMGAVISARAASRLVAAQERLLADGAKALLKMEQRDSKLGFVTPAILDVTSVKNLPDEEHFGPLAQIIRYGSFNEALEQANDTEFGLSAGLLADDEALWTHFQRTIRAGIVNWNRPTNGASSGAPFGGPGRSGNHRPSAYYAADYCAFPMASVESAQLQMPASVSPGLQF; encoded by the coding sequence ATGAGCGAGCTTTTCATCGACGGCGAATGGACCGCCGGCACAGGACCCGCATTCGCGTCGCACAACCCGGGCACGGGCGCGATGGTGTGGGAAGGCAACAGCGCCTCGGCGGACGACGTCGATCGCGCGGTGCGCAGCGCACGCCGCGCCTTCGCCGCGTGGTCGGCCTTGAGCCTCGACGAACGTTGCGGCGTGGTGCGCCGCTTCGCCGCGCTCGTGACCGAACGCAAGGAAGCGCTGGCTGAAGCGATCGGCCGCGAAACCGGCAAACCGCTGTGGGAAGCGCGCACCGAAGCGGCGTCGATGGCGGCCAAGGTCGAGATTTCGATTCAGTCCTACAACGAACGCACTGGCGAGAAGCGCTCGGCGATGGCGGACGGCACGGCGGTGCTGCGGCATCGTCCGCATGGCGTGGTGGCCGTGTTCGGGCCGTACAACTTTCCTGGTCATTTGCCGAACGGGCATATCGTGCCGGCGTTGGTCGCGGGCAATGCGGTCGTGTTCAAGCCATCGGAACTCGCGCCCGGCGTCGCCGCGCTCACCGTGCAGATCTGGCGCGACGCGGGTTTGCCCGCGGGCGTACTGAATCTCGTGCAAGGCGAGAAAGACACCGGCATTGCGCTCGCGAATCACCGGCAGATCGACGGCCTGTTCTTCACGGGTAGTTCGGATACCGGAACATTGCTGCACAAGCAGTTCGGCGGCCGCCCGGAGATCGTGCTGGCGCTGGAAATGGGCGGCAACAATCCGCTCGTGATCGGGCCGGTGGCTGATGTGGATGCCGCCGTGCATCACACGATCCAGTCGGCGTTTCTGTCGGCGGGCCAACGTTGTACATGCGCGCGCCGTATTTTCGTGCCGAACGATGCGGGCGGCGATCGTTTCATGGAACGCCTCACCGAGGTCACGGCGCGCATCACCGTTGGCGAATACAACGCCGATCCGCAGCCGTTCATGGGCGCTGTTATCTCGGCGCGTGCTGCGTCGCGCCTGGTCGCGGCGCAGGAACGTCTGCTGGCCGACGGCGCCAAGGCGCTGCTGAAGATGGAACAACGCGACTCGAAGCTCGGCTTCGTGACGCCCGCGATTCTGGATGTCACAAGCGTGAAGAATCTGCCGGACGAAGAGCACTTCGGTCCTTTGGCACAAATCATCCGCTACGGCAGCTTCAACGAAGCGCTGGAACAGGCCAACGACACGGAATTCGGCCTCTCCGCAGGCCTCCTCGCCGACGATGAGGCGCTGTGGACGCACTTCCAGCGCACCATCCGCGCGGGCATCGTCAACTGGAACCGGCCGACCAACGGCGCATCGTCGGGCGCGCCGTTCGGCGGGCCGGGCCGCTCGGGCAATCACCGGCCGAGCGCGTACTACGCAGCCGACTACTGCGCGTTTCCGATGGCTTCCGTCGAAAGCGCGCAACTGCAAATGCCCGCGAGCGTCTCGCCGGGCCTTCAATTCTAA
- the astA gene encoding arginine N-succinyltransferase — MIVVRVVQRGDVDALMRLAQETGPGLTTFKPDREALAARVERARRTMEDKAEPHEAGYFFVMEDTDTGDVAGVCGIETAVGLQQPFYNYRVSTVVHASQDLGIWTRMRALNISHDLTGYAEVCSLFLSPRYRTSGVGGLLSRSRFMFLAQFRERFPQRLCAELRGHFDAEGTSPFWRAVGSHFYQIDFNAADYLSSHGRKAFLAELMPRYPVYVELLPEEAQQCVGLTHNDTIPARRMLESEGLRYENHVDIFDAGPVLECHIADLLTVRESVVVPVEIGASSTPQDGPKSMVSNTSLGDFRVGVVAGVPQDGVFRMSAMEAAALDIKAGDLVRVLPQKHKQG; from the coding sequence ATGATCGTGGTTCGCGTTGTGCAACGAGGCGATGTGGACGCGCTCATGCGGCTCGCGCAGGAAACCGGCCCGGGTCTGACCACCTTCAAGCCGGACCGCGAGGCACTCGCGGCACGCGTGGAACGCGCGCGCCGCACGATGGAAGACAAGGCCGAGCCGCATGAAGCCGGCTACTTCTTCGTGATGGAAGACACCGACACGGGCGACGTCGCCGGTGTGTGCGGCATCGAAACCGCAGTCGGCCTGCAACAGCCGTTTTACAACTATCGCGTGAGCACGGTGGTGCATGCGAGCCAGGACCTCGGCATCTGGACGCGCATGCGCGCGCTGAACATCTCGCACGACCTGACCGGTTATGCCGAAGTGTGCTCGCTGTTCCTCAGCCCGCGTTATCGCACGAGCGGCGTGGGCGGCTTGCTGTCGCGCTCGCGCTTCATGTTTCTCGCGCAGTTTCGCGAGCGCTTTCCGCAGCGTCTGTGCGCGGAACTGCGCGGCCATTTCGATGCCGAAGGCACCTCGCCGTTCTGGCGCGCGGTCGGCTCGCATTTCTACCAGATCGATTTCAACGCGGCGGATTATCTGAGTTCGCACGGCCGCAAGGCGTTTCTCGCCGAACTGATGCCGCGCTATCCGGTGTATGTCGAGTTGTTGCCGGAAGAGGCGCAGCAATGCGTGGGTCTCACGCACAACGACACGATTCCGGCGCGCCGCATGCTCGAATCGGAAGGGCTGCGTTACGAGAATCACGTCGATATCTTCGACGCGGGTCCGGTGCTCGAATGCCATATCGCCGATTTGCTCACCGTGCGCGAGAGCGTGGTGGTGCCGGTCGAAATCGGCGCGTCGAGTACGCCGCAGGATGGACCGAAATCGATGGTGTCGAATACGTCGTTGGGCGATTTCCGCGTCGGCGTGGTGGCGGGCGTGCCGCAGGACGGCGTGTTCCGCATGAGCGCGATGGAAGCCGCGGCACTCGATATCAAGGCGGGCGACCTCGTGCGCGTGCTGCCGCAGAAACACAAACAGGGATGA
- the aruF gene encoding arginine/ornithine succinyltransferase subunit alpha yields MLFVRPGRLADLDALEHMARTAQPVLHSLPHDRRALEARVALSEDSFRAEVDFPGEEFYLFVLEDALSGKLMGTASIVAAAGYSDPFYAFRNDALIHASRELHVNRKIHALTMSHELTGKSRLAGYYIDPSLRGDAAAHLMSRARMMYIAANRKRFTPEVFSLLLGVTDDNGVSPFWEAVGRKFFGRNFADIEIESGGRSRTFIAEVMPTYPIYVPLLPEAAQRVLGEPDSKALLAYDIHLEEGFETDRYIDIFDAGPVLTAQVDRSACVTRNETRMVHESNAAADGSTYLIAHNGADGEFRCVLGELTAGKEAGASLPHAARAALGVEEGDTVRCVPLHQPRQDEQSGEAR; encoded by the coding sequence ATGCTCTTCGTACGCCCAGGCCGCCTCGCCGATCTCGACGCGCTCGAACATATGGCCCGCACCGCGCAGCCGGTGCTGCATTCCCTGCCGCACGACCGGCGTGCGCTCGAAGCGCGCGTCGCGTTGTCGGAAGACTCGTTTCGCGCGGAAGTCGATTTTCCGGGTGAGGAGTTCTATCTGTTCGTGCTCGAAGACGCGCTGAGCGGCAAGCTGATGGGCACGGCGAGCATCGTTGCCGCGGCCGGCTACTCGGATCCGTTCTACGCGTTTCGCAACGACGCGCTGATTCATGCGTCGCGCGAACTGCACGTGAATCGCAAGATTCACGCGCTCACCATGTCGCATGAGCTGACCGGCAAGAGTCGCCTCGCGGGCTACTACATCGATCCGTCGCTGCGTGGCGACGCCGCCGCGCATCTGATGTCGCGCGCGCGGATGATGTATATCGCCGCCAATCGCAAGCGCTTTACGCCCGAGGTGTTCTCGCTGCTGCTCGGCGTCACCGACGACAACGGCGTGTCGCCGTTCTGGGAAGCGGTGGGGCGCAAGTTCTTCGGCCGCAACTTCGCCGACATCGAGATCGAATCGGGCGGCCGCAGCCGCACGTTCATCGCCGAAGTGATGCCCACGTATCCCATCTATGTGCCGCTGCTGCCCGAGGCGGCGCAGCGGGTGCTCGGCGAGCCGGATTCGAAGGCCTTGCTCGCTTACGACATTCATCTCGAGGAAGGCTTCGAGACGGATCGCTATATCGACATTTTCGACGCGGGTCCGGTATTGACCGCGCAGGTGGATCGCAGCGCTTGCGTCACGCGCAATGAAACGCGGATGGTGCACGAGAGCAATGCAGCCGCTGACGGTTCGACGTATCTGATCGCGCATAACGGCGCCGACGGCGAGTTTCGCTGCGTGCTCGGCGAATTGACAGCGGGTAAAGAAGCTGGCGCGTCGTTGCCGCACGCGGCGCGAGCGGCGCTCGGCGTCGAAGAAGGCGACACGGTGCGCTGCGTGCCGCTGCACCAGCCGCGTCAGGATGAACAATCGGGAGAGGCACGATGA
- a CDS encoding aspartate aminotransferase family protein yields MNDLTVTRQTFDEVMVPVFSPAAFVPDRGLGSRVWDTQGRDYIDFAGGIAVTALGHAHPELLNVLHEQGGKLWHIGNGYTNEPVLRLAKRLEDLTFADRAFFANSGAEANEAALKLARRVAFERHGTDKFEIISFTQSFHGRTFFTVSVGGQPKYSEGFGPVPAGITHLPYNDIEAAKKAIGAQTCAVIVEPIQGEGGVIPADPAFLKALREACDQHGALLIFDEVQTGVGRSGYFYAYEETGVTPDILTTAKALGNGFPIGAMLTTNELAAHFKVGVHGTTYGGNPLGAAIAEKVVELVSDPKLLEGVRSRSEALKGHLAKLNERFGLFTEVRGRGLLIGAELTDAFKGRAKDFVTAAGQHGVIMLMAGPDVLRFVPSLIMPLDDMNEGFERLAKAIESVVGAKAEAASN; encoded by the coding sequence ATGAACGACCTGACAGTGACACGCCAGACCTTCGACGAAGTCATGGTACCGGTGTTTTCGCCCGCCGCCTTCGTGCCGGATCGCGGTCTCGGCTCGCGCGTCTGGGATACGCAAGGCCGCGACTATATCGACTTCGCCGGCGGCATCGCCGTCACCGCTCTCGGTCATGCGCATCCCGAACTGCTGAACGTGCTGCACGAGCAGGGCGGCAAGCTGTGGCACATCGGCAATGGCTACACCAACGAGCCGGTGCTGCGCCTCGCCAAGCGCCTCGAAGACCTGACGTTCGCCGACCGCGCGTTCTTCGCCAACTCGGGCGCGGAAGCGAACGAAGCCGCGTTGAAGCTGGCTCGCCGCGTCGCGTTCGAACGCCATGGCACGGACAAATTCGAAATCATCTCGTTCACGCAGTCGTTCCATGGTCGCACGTTCTTCACGGTCAGCGTCGGCGGCCAGCCGAAGTATTCGGAAGGTTTCGGCCCGGTGCCGGCCGGCATCACGCATCTGCCGTACAACGACATCGAAGCAGCAAAGAAAGCCATCGGCGCGCAAACCTGCGCGGTGATCGTCGAGCCGATTCAGGGCGAAGGCGGCGTGATCCCGGCGGATCCGGCGTTCCTCAAGGCGCTGCGCGAAGCCTGCGATCAGCACGGCGCACTGCTGATTTTTGACGAGGTACAAACGGGTGTGGGCCGCAGCGGCTATTTCTACGCATACGAGGAAACCGGTGTGACGCCGGACATCCTCACCACGGCCAAGGCGCTCGGCAACGGTTTCCCGATCGGCGCGATGCTGACCACCAACGAACTGGCCGCGCATTTCAAGGTTGGCGTGCACGGCACGACATACGGCGGCAATCCGCTCGGCGCGGCGATCGCCGAAAAGGTGGTCGAGCTGGTCAGCGATCCGAAGCTGCTGGAAGGTGTGCGCTCGCGCAGTGAAGCGTTGAAGGGCCACCTCGCGAAGCTCAACGAACGCTTCGGTCTGTTCACGGAAGTGCGTGGCCGAGGTCTGTTGATTGGTGCGGAATTGACCGATGCATTCAAGGGTCGTGCGAAAGATTTCGTCACGGCAGCAGGCCAGCACGGCGTAATCATGCTGATGGCCGGACCTGACGTGCTGCGTTTCGTGCCGTCGCTGATCATGCCGCTCGACGACATGAACGAAGGCTTCGAGCGACTCGCCAAGGCCATCGAGAGCGTTGTCGGCGCGAAGGCCGAAGCGGCGTCGAACTGA
- a CDS encoding GlxA family transcriptional regulator, with protein MPRPSSPARTTQVAIVALPPVSMSGVGPIVDALNLANEIDGRALYRVQVCSWDGRAVPLAGGAHWPADAAFGDAISCDWLIIVSERFQQFADYRLFLASLSRVGQRTPLVTGIHHGVWWLAMAGQLSGYRVSVNWETYQQFSEQFERSIVTQQIFEIDRDRATCAGGQATVDFMLAMIGREHGPELADRIADTLGVGVLRAGEERQRIPFVTAPGERHPRLNDALLLMEANIEDPLTTDEIAGLVGVSRRQLERLFRQYLGSMPSKYYLGLRLSKARTQLQRTSKSVVQISLACGFSSAAHFSNAYRERFGVTPREDRRNWIDKQTGASGAAASEPRPGALIERPDQAD; from the coding sequence ATGCCCCGTCCGTCCAGCCCGGCTCGCACCACGCAGGTCGCCATCGTCGCCTTGCCGCCCGTGTCGATGTCGGGCGTCGGGCCGATTGTCGACGCGCTCAATCTCGCCAATGAAATCGACGGCCGCGCGCTGTACCGCGTGCAGGTGTGCTCGTGGGACGGCCGCGCGGTGCCGCTCGCGGGCGGCGCGCACTGGCCCGCCGACGCCGCGTTCGGCGACGCGATTTCGTGCGACTGGCTGATCATCGTCAGCGAGCGCTTTCAGCAATTCGCCGACTATCGCCTCTTTCTTGCGAGCCTTTCGCGCGTCGGCCAGCGCACGCCGCTCGTCACCGGCATTCATCACGGTGTATGGTGGCTCGCCATGGCAGGGCAGTTGTCCGGCTATCGCGTGAGCGTCAACTGGGAAACCTATCAGCAGTTCTCCGAGCAGTTCGAGCGCTCCATCGTCACGCAACAGATCTTCGAAATCGACCGCGATCGCGCGACCTGCGCGGGCGGCCAGGCGACCGTCGACTTCATGCTGGCGATGATCGGCCGCGAGCACGGTCCCGAACTCGCGGATCGGATCGCGGACACGCTCGGCGTGGGCGTATTGCGCGCGGGCGAGGAGCGGCAGCGTATTCCGTTCGTGACCGCGCCGGGCGAGCGTCATCCACGCCTGAACGACGCGTTGCTGCTGATGGAAGCGAATATCGAAGACCCGCTCACCACCGATGAGATCGCGGGTCTCGTCGGCGTGTCGCGGCGGCAGTTGGAGCGCCTGTTTCGCCAGTATCTCGGCTCGATGCCGTCCAAATACTATCTGGGACTGCGGCTTTCGAAAGCGCGCACGCAATTGCAGCGTACCAGCAAGTCGGTGGTGCAGATCAGTCTCGCTTGCGGGTTTTCGTCGGCGGCGCACTTTTCGAATGCGTACCGCGAACGCTTTGGTGTCACACCACGCGAGGATCGTCGTAACTGGATCGACAAGCAGACCGGCGCGAGCGGCGCCGCGGCCAGCGAACCGCGGCCGGGCGCGCTGATCGAACGGCCGGATCAGGCGGATTGA
- a CDS encoding ABC transporter ATP-binding protein, whose amino-acid sequence MLHTTQTEACKLAVQDIHKRYGDNEVLKGVSLNANKGDVISIIGASGSGKSTFLRCINFLERPNAGQIVVDGETVKTKTDRAGNLEVADHKQLQRIRTKLAMVFQHFNLWAHMNVIENIVEAPIHVLGLKRKEAEDRAREYLEKVGLAPRLEKQYPSHLSGGQQQRVAIARALAMNPDVMLFDEPTSALDPELVGEVLKVMQKLAEEGRTMIVVTHEMGFARNVSNHVMFLHQGRTEEEGLPAEVLSAPRSERLKQFLSGSLK is encoded by the coding sequence TTGCTCCACACGACTCAAACCGAAGCTTGCAAGCTCGCCGTACAGGACATTCACAAGCGCTACGGCGACAACGAAGTGCTCAAGGGCGTGTCGCTCAATGCGAACAAGGGCGACGTGATCAGCATTATCGGCGCGAGCGGGTCGGGCAAGAGCACGTTCTTGCGCTGCATCAATTTCCTCGAGCGGCCGAACGCCGGGCAGATCGTCGTCGACGGCGAAACGGTGAAGACGAAAACCGACCGCGCCGGCAATCTCGAAGTCGCCGATCACAAGCAGCTGCAACGCATCCGCACGAAGCTGGCCATGGTGTTCCAGCATTTCAATTTGTGGGCGCACATGAATGTGATCGAGAACATTGTCGAAGCGCCGATTCATGTGCTGGGTCTGAAGCGCAAGGAAGCCGAAGACCGTGCCCGCGAATACCTCGAGAAGGTCGGTCTCGCGCCGCGCCTCGAAAAGCAGTATCCGTCGCATCTGTCGGGCGGGCAGCAGCAGCGTGTGGCGATTGCCCGCGCGCTGGCGATGAACCCCGACGTGATGCTGTTCGACGAGCCGACTTCCGCGCTCGACCCCGAACTGGTCGGCGAAGTGCTGAAGGTCATGCAGAAGCTCGCCGAAGAAGGCCGCACGATGATCGTCGTCACTCACGAAATGGGTTTCGCGCGCAACGTGTCGAATCACGTGATGTTCCTGCATCAAGGCCGCACCGAAGAAGAAGGCTTGCCCGCTGAAGTGCTCAGCGCGCCGCGCAGCGAACGGCTCAAGCAGTTCCTCTCCGGCAGCCTGAAGTAA
- a CDS encoding ABC transporter permease, whose translation MIDILNQFWRAFLYWDGQRMSGLAVTLWLLVASVGMGFCAALPLAVARVSKKRWLSTPVRLYTYVFRGTPLYVQLLLIYTGMYSLEFVRSHQVLDAFFRSGFHCAILAFALNTCAYTTEIFAGAIRSTSHGEVEAARAYGMSWFTMYRRIVIPSALRRALPLYSNEVILMLHATTVAFTATVPDILKVARDANSATYQSFDAFGLAALIYLVVSFALVALFRRAERHWLGYLAVRTH comes from the coding sequence ATGATCGACATCCTCAATCAATTCTGGCGTGCGTTCCTGTACTGGGACGGCCAGCGCATGTCCGGCCTCGCGGTCACGCTGTGGCTGCTGGTGGCATCGGTCGGAATGGGCTTCTGCGCGGCGCTTCCGCTGGCGGTGGCGCGCGTGTCGAAGAAGCGCTGGCTGTCGACGCCGGTGCGTCTTTACACTTACGTGTTTCGCGGCACGCCGTTGTACGTGCAGTTGCTGCTGATCTATACCGGCATGTACAGCCTCGAATTCGTGCGCTCGCATCAGGTGCTGGACGCGTTTTTCCGCAGCGGCTTTCACTGCGCGATTCTCGCCTTCGCGCTGAACACCTGCGCGTACACCACGGAGATTTTCGCCGGCGCGATCCGTTCGACCTCGCACGGCGAAGTGGAAGCGGCGCGCGCCTACGGCATGAGCTGGTTCACGATGTACCGGCGCATTGTGATACCGTCCGCGCTGCGGCGGGCCTTGCCGTTGTACAGTAACGAAGTGATCCTGATGCTGCACGCCACCACGGTCGCTTTCACGGCCACGGTGCCGGACATCCTGAAGGTGGCACGCGACGCGAACTCGGCCACTTACCAGTCGTTCGACGCGTTCGGCCTCGCGGCGCTGATTTACCTCGTGGTGTCGTTCGCGCTGGTGGCGTTGTTCCGCCGCGCCGAGCGTCATTGGCTGGGTTACCTGGCGGTGCGCACGCATTGA
- a CDS encoding ABC transporter permease — MFLYGFGPVLLAGTIQTIELSVLSLAAAVLLGLAGAAAKLSFNRPLRAIATGYTTLIRSVPDLVLMLLLFYSIQIAVNNLTDALNLPQFDIDPFVAGVLTLGFIYGAYFTETFRGAFLAVPRGQLEAGSAYGMSGARVFTRILFPQMMRFALPGIGNNWQVLVKATALVSIIGLADVVKAAQDAGKSTFNMFFFILVAALIYLAITTASNLVLIWLEKRYSIGVRHAEL; from the coding sequence GTGTTCCTATACGGCTTTGGTCCGGTGCTGCTGGCCGGCACGATCCAGACGATCGAGCTGTCTGTCCTGTCGCTGGCGGCCGCCGTGCTGCTCGGCCTCGCGGGCGCGGCGGCGAAACTCTCGTTCAACCGTCCGCTGCGGGCAATCGCGACCGGCTATACAACGCTGATCCGCTCGGTGCCCGATCTGGTGCTGATGCTGTTGCTGTTCTACAGCATCCAGATCGCGGTCAACAATCTCACCGATGCACTGAATTTGCCGCAGTTCGATATCGATCCGTTCGTGGCCGGCGTGCTGACGCTCGGCTTCATCTACGGCGCGTACTTCACCGAGACGTTCCGCGGCGCTTTTCTCGCGGTGCCGCGCGGCCAGCTCGAAGCGGGCAGTGCGTACGGCATGAGCGGCGCGCGCGTGTTCACGCGCATCCTGTTTCCGCAGATGATGCGTTTCGCGCTGCCGGGCATCGGCAACAACTGGCAGGTGCTGGTGAAGGCGACGGCGCTGGTGTCGATCATCGGTCTCGCCGACGTGGTCAAAGCCGCGCAGGACGCCGGCAAAAGCACCTTCAACATGTTCTTCTTCATCCTGGTCGCCGCGCTGATCTATCTGGCGATCACCACCGCGTCGAATCTCGTGCTGATCTGGCTGGAAAAGCGCTACTCGATCGGCGTGCGGCACGCGGAGCTCTGA